From Humisphaera borealis, the proteins below share one genomic window:
- the waaF gene encoding lipopolysaccharide heptosyltransferase II produces MSDPAKILVVQPSWVGDAVMATPTLRSLRLRYPNAEISYLMKRYVKPLYAGMPWADRLITYRTGKTKAKAGKGQFFDLAARLRSADFDMAVLLPNSFKSALVCRMAKIKKVVGYDRDGRGFLLSDRLLAPKEAGKFVPNPIIKYYLGLAHYLGAGRGGASGDLKMELFVTPAEKREAEAVLERGGLPRDIDRPGSHGQPPMILLNPGANYGAAKLWKAEYFAELADRFIEELGATVLISAAPKERPIVEQIKRHMKRAPVDLSNKGTDLGNLKEIIRRCDLMVTNDTGPRHIAAAMDVPVVTIFGPTHPEWTEIYYPKERQVAVKVFCGPCQKKTCPLDHRCITRVTPAMVWDKSVELLKAGSASEPQTTVVAGAGS; encoded by the coding sequence ATGTCCGATCCCGCGAAGATTCTGGTCGTCCAACCGAGCTGGGTGGGCGACGCTGTGATGGCTACCCCCACTCTCCGTTCGCTGCGCCTGCGGTACCCGAACGCTGAAATCAGCTACCTGATGAAGCGGTACGTCAAGCCGCTCTACGCCGGCATGCCCTGGGCGGATCGGCTCATCACCTACCGCACCGGTAAGACCAAAGCCAAGGCCGGCAAAGGGCAGTTCTTTGATCTGGCTGCCCGGCTGCGGTCGGCCGACTTCGACATGGCGGTCCTGCTGCCCAACTCCTTCAAGAGTGCGCTCGTCTGCCGGATGGCGAAGATCAAGAAGGTCGTCGGCTACGACCGTGACGGCCGTGGGTTCCTGCTGTCGGACCGCCTGCTGGCACCGAAGGAAGCCGGCAAGTTCGTGCCGAACCCGATCATCAAGTACTACCTCGGGTTGGCGCATTATCTGGGCGCGGGCCGTGGAGGTGCTTCGGGCGACCTGAAGATGGAGCTGTTCGTCACCCCCGCCGAGAAGCGCGAAGCGGAGGCCGTGCTGGAGCGGGGTGGATTGCCGCGTGACATCGATCGGCCCGGCTCGCACGGGCAGCCGCCGATGATCCTGCTCAACCCCGGTGCCAACTACGGTGCCGCCAAGCTCTGGAAAGCAGAGTACTTTGCAGAGTTGGCCGACCGGTTCATCGAAGAGCTGGGTGCGACGGTCCTGATCTCCGCTGCCCCGAAGGAACGCCCGATTGTCGAGCAGATCAAGCGGCACATGAAGCGGGCACCGGTCGATCTCTCGAACAAGGGGACCGACTTGGGCAACCTGAAGGAAATCATCCGCCGGTGCGACCTGATGGTGACCAACGACACCGGCCCGCGGCACATCGCCGCGGCGATGGACGTACCGGTGGTGACGATCTTCGGGCCGACGCATCCGGAATGGACCGAGATCTATTACCCGAAGGAACGGCAGGTGGCGGTGAAGGTCTTCTGCGGGCCGTGCCAGAAGAAGACCTGCCCGTTGGACCATCGCTGCATCACGCGGGTGACGCCGGCGATGGTCTGGGATAAGTCCGTTGAACTACTGAAGGCCGGGTCAGCTTCTGAGCCACAGACCACCGTCGTGGCAGGCGCTGGCTCGTGA
- a CDS encoding Fur family transcriptional regulator: MRNAAPAAPTSSPSDVLKRIGLRRTPVRLGVLKVLADSPQPLGVQQVLELLPEHTDTVTVYRTLNTFTTKKVVHRVRGEDRTWRYALGGSEKSSAQPHAHPHFVCETCGVVECLEASQIPPTFVRSLKVAETYEVHYPEVTLHGVCPKCHA, from the coding sequence GTGCGAAACGCAGCACCCGCCGCTCCAACATCTTCGCCGTCCGACGTGCTGAAGCGGATCGGCCTGCGCCGAACGCCGGTGCGGCTGGGCGTATTGAAGGTTCTTGCCGACTCCCCGCAGCCGCTGGGCGTGCAGCAGGTTCTGGAACTGCTTCCCGAACACACCGACACCGTCACCGTCTACCGCACGCTGAACACCTTCACGACCAAGAAGGTCGTCCACCGCGTTCGCGGGGAAGATCGCACCTGGCGATACGCCTTGGGCGGGAGCGAGAAATCGAGCGCCCAGCCCCACGCCCACCCGCATTTCGTGTGCGAAACCTGTGGCGTGGTCGAATGCCTGGAGGCGTCGCAGATCCCGCCGACCTTCGTACGGTCTTTGAAGGTCGCCGAAACGTACGAAGTCCACTACCCTGAGGTCACCCTGCACGGCGTGTGCCCGAAGTGCCACGCGTAG
- a CDS encoding type II secretion system protein translates to MQRVQMPRRQAFTLVELLVVIGIIAVLIGILLPSLSAAQEQARTIKCASNLRNIGNGLAIYLAENKQIFPPAYIYEGQKIVGNTQTPAAAVNGYVHWSSYLYGQTKAGKGVAAEAFTCPSFEQGGLPPTNPEPGNFDPGQAADNAGVVDQQAPRCAFTVNEAIMPRNKWVIGFQGAARPYRYVNAGKIKDSSNVILATEWNHDWRIVADTGRSNDTDTVCKSHRPVHGFVSKGGTLDLSSVGDDPFRPATTSVYTPVSETQLDPDPKAGGSSRTRLDWVGRNHGKQNKQGDWNVKSTNFLYVDGHVETKHIRDTLNPFQWGKAVYSLE, encoded by the coding sequence ATGCAACGGGTCCAAATGCCAAGACGGCAAGCGTTCACACTCGTCGAACTTCTGGTTGTTATTGGAATTATCGCAGTTTTGATAGGCATTCTGCTGCCATCATTGTCGGCGGCGCAGGAGCAGGCCCGCACGATCAAGTGTGCGTCAAATTTGCGCAACATCGGCAACGGCCTGGCCATTTATCTCGCTGAGAACAAGCAGATTTTCCCGCCGGCGTACATCTATGAAGGGCAGAAAATCGTAGGCAACACGCAGACGCCGGCAGCCGCGGTGAACGGGTATGTCCACTGGTCCAGCTATCTGTATGGGCAGACCAAGGCTGGAAAAGGGGTTGCGGCTGAGGCGTTTACCTGTCCGTCATTTGAGCAGGGCGGGTTGCCGCCAACGAACCCGGAGCCAGGCAACTTCGATCCCGGTCAGGCTGCAGATAACGCTGGCGTTGTCGATCAGCAGGCACCGCGCTGCGCGTTCACAGTGAACGAAGCCATCATGCCCCGAAACAAGTGGGTCATCGGCTTTCAGGGTGCTGCTCGGCCATATCGGTACGTGAATGCGGGAAAGATCAAAGACTCATCGAATGTGATTCTCGCAACCGAATGGAATCATGATTGGCGAATCGTCGCCGATACTGGCCGATCCAACGACACCGATACGGTTTGTAAGAGCCATCGACCCGTGCACGGTTTTGTCAGCAAGGGCGGTACCCTGGATCTTTCTTCCGTAGGCGATGATCCATTCCGACCTGCCACGACCAGCGTCTATACGCCTGTATCTGAAACGCAGTTGGACCCCGACCCCAAGGCGGGCGGTTCCTCGCGCACTCGACTTGACTGGGTTGGGCGGAACCATGGGAAGCAGAACAAGCAGGGGGACTGGAACGTGAAGAGCACTAACTTCCTCTATGTAGATGGGCACGTAGAAACCAAACACATAAGGGATACGTTGAACCCGTTCCAGTGGGGCAAAGCAGTCTATTCGTTGGAGTAG
- a CDS encoding GDSL-type esterase/lipase family protein, with protein sequence MSDRLLRILGRSVVAALLAMNFAAVPSFAQTKAPAKPEAKPAAAPAVKEAADKPAIKMGKDEGKGFLARHEGFLADLKATNGKVDVLFVGDSITDGWRRGGKKVFDANYGSQAPLNIGIGGDRTQHVIWRLQNGEVEGISPKVAMLMIGTNNLSANTDEEIVAGITKCVTTLREKLPKTKVLLLGVFPRSAKPTDAARARIKTINAAIAKLDDAGKTVKYLDIGEKFLDKEGNLTKEIMPDALHPNEKGYEIWAEAVKSTLADLMK encoded by the coding sequence ATGTCGGATCGTCTGTTGCGCATTCTGGGTCGTTCCGTGGTCGCCGCCCTGCTGGCGATGAACTTTGCCGCCGTGCCGTCGTTCGCCCAGACGAAGGCCCCCGCAAAGCCTGAAGCAAAGCCCGCAGCGGCCCCGGCCGTGAAGGAAGCCGCCGACAAGCCCGCCATCAAGATGGGCAAGGACGAAGGCAAGGGCTTCCTGGCCCGGCACGAAGGCTTCCTGGCCGACCTGAAGGCAACCAACGGCAAGGTCGACGTGCTCTTCGTCGGCGACTCGATCACCGACGGCTGGCGTCGCGGCGGCAAGAAAGTGTTCGATGCCAATTACGGCTCGCAGGCCCCGCTGAACATCGGCATCGGCGGCGACCGCACGCAGCACGTCATCTGGCGTCTGCAGAACGGCGAAGTCGAAGGCATCAGCCCGAAGGTCGCGATGCTGATGATCGGCACCAACAACCTCAGCGCCAACACCGACGAAGAAATCGTCGCCGGAATCACCAAGTGCGTGACGACGCTTCGCGAGAAGCTCCCGAAGACCAAGGTTCTGCTCCTGGGCGTCTTCCCGCGCTCGGCCAAGCCGACCGACGCCGCCCGCGCCCGCATCAAGACCATCAACGCCGCGATCGCCAAGCTCGACGACGCCGGCAAGACCGTGAAGTATCTCGACATCGGCGAGAAGTTCCTCGACAAGGAAGGCAACCTGACGAAGGAAATCATGCCCGACGCCCTGCACCCCAACGAAAAGGGCTATGAGATCTGGGCCGAGGCCGTCAAGTCGACGCTCGCGGACCTGATGAAGTGA
- the hisA gene encoding 1-(5-phosphoribosyl)-5-[(5-phosphoribosylamino)methylideneamino]imidazole-4-carboxamide isomerase, which produces MSFVIVPSIDLRNGKVVRLRQGDYADQLNYAVDPIATAISFREAGAEWMHIVDLDGAKEGHPVQSALVGKIIAASGLKVQTGGGVRSTDDIRKLIDAGANRVVVGTKAIEDWPWFESLMQDAAFAHRVVLALDAKDGMVATRGWTETSTLRAVDVAKKVAAWPVGAILYTDVAKDGMMSGPNVEQTQKLAEAGPIPVIASGGVGNIDHIKGLLGRGIWGVIVGRSLYEGTLDLRQAITLAK; this is translated from the coding sequence ATGTCATTCGTCATCGTCCCCAGCATCGATCTCCGCAACGGCAAGGTTGTCCGTCTTCGCCAGGGCGACTACGCCGACCAGTTGAACTACGCCGTCGATCCCATCGCGACAGCTATTTCGTTTCGCGAAGCCGGGGCGGAATGGATGCACATCGTCGATCTCGACGGCGCCAAGGAAGGCCATCCGGTACAGAGCGCGCTGGTTGGCAAAATCATCGCCGCGTCGGGCCTGAAGGTGCAGACTGGCGGCGGGGTGCGGTCGACCGATGACATACGCAAGCTGATCGACGCCGGCGCAAACCGCGTGGTGGTCGGCACCAAGGCGATCGAGGATTGGCCCTGGTTCGAATCGCTGATGCAGGACGCCGCCTTCGCACACAGGGTCGTCCTGGCGCTCGACGCCAAAGACGGCATGGTCGCCACCCGCGGCTGGACGGAGACGTCGACGCTCCGCGCGGTCGATGTCGCAAAGAAAGTCGCCGCGTGGCCCGTCGGCGCGATCCTGTACACCGACGTCGCCAAGGACGGCATGATGAGCGGCCCGAATGTCGAGCAGACGCAGAAGCTCGCCGAGGCCGGGCCGATTCCGGTGATCGCCTCCGGCGGCGTCGGGAACATCGATCACATCAAAGGCCTGCTCGGCCGAGGCATCTGGGGCGTGATCGTCGGGCGATCGCTGTACGAGGGGACACTGGATTTGCGGCAAGCCATTACGCTGGCGAAGTAA
- a CDS encoding PP2C family protein-serine/threonine phosphatase: MTAESQNLDPAAGQHVMQCMEVWGGNQVFDSSLALPGLDAWVYSRPYAQAAVGGDVYYVSSCATGRITRLLVADVTGHGKAVGDLAVGLRTLMRRFVNYIDQGRFVREMNGQFAELSRRGNFATAVVTTFFGPTRKLSICNAGHPPPLIYRAATGRWSFLENSARDDDPNPANLPLGILELSDYDVFDTDLDVGDLVVCYTDSLPESFDEEGKMLGQAGLLREVAEVPVGEPATLVGRILEHIRSLYASNLDGDDVTVLLFRPNGTANSTPLSERLLAPFRIAKAMVRSITHKDEPIPWPEVSVANVGGAVIPSLSKPGATSDPTQSTT; encoded by the coding sequence TTGACCGCCGAATCCCAAAACCTCGACCCCGCCGCGGGCCAGCATGTCATGCAGTGCATGGAGGTGTGGGGAGGAAACCAGGTGTTCGACAGCAGCCTGGCGTTGCCCGGCCTTGACGCCTGGGTCTACAGTCGCCCCTATGCCCAGGCGGCGGTGGGTGGCGACGTCTACTACGTTTCGTCCTGCGCCACCGGTCGCATCACCCGGCTGCTGGTCGCCGATGTCACCGGCCACGGCAAAGCCGTCGGCGATCTGGCCGTCGGACTGCGCACGCTGATGCGGCGATTCGTCAATTACATTGATCAGGGCCGGTTTGTCCGCGAAATGAACGGACAGTTCGCGGAGCTGTCGAGGCGGGGTAATTTCGCGACGGCGGTCGTGACGACGTTCTTCGGCCCCACCCGCAAGCTGTCGATCTGCAATGCCGGACATCCGCCGCCCCTCATCTATCGGGCCGCAACCGGGCGATGGAGCTTCCTGGAAAACTCGGCGCGCGACGACGACCCCAACCCCGCCAACCTTCCGCTAGGCATCCTCGAACTCTCTGATTACGACGTGTTTGATACCGACCTCGACGTCGGCGACCTCGTCGTGTGCTACACCGATTCGCTGCCCGAATCGTTCGACGAAGAGGGCAAGATGCTCGGTCAGGCGGGGCTTCTCCGGGAAGTCGCGGAAGTCCCGGTCGGGGAGCCAGCGACGCTCGTCGGCCGCATTCTCGAGCACATCCGCTCGCTTTACGCGAGCAACCTCGACGGGGACGACGTCACGGTGCTGCTGTTTCGTCCGAACGGCACCGCCAATTCGACGCCGCTGTCCGAACGCCTGCTCGCGCCGTTCCGGATCGCCAAGGCGATGGTGCGATCGATCACCCACAAGGACGAGCCGATCCCCTGGCCGGAAGTCAGCGTCGCGAACGTGGGCGGTGCGGTTATCCCTTCTTTGAGCAAGCCCGGGGCAACTTCTGACCCAACCCAGTCAACCACTTGA